The sequence TTATGGCAATATTTGCACATCCTGTTTACTGATTTGCGACCGGAGCTACTATTACAATATCTGTGCCCTGTGCAGGGGCATCTTCGCCAGCTGGCAAACTACCTACGTCGTATCCTAATAACTGAGCAAGTTGCTTTGCGGCATCATTAAAATCTGGCGATGTTGCATACACTACACCTTTTGTTTGTGCTGTCTTGGGGGTGCTTTTATTGCTAACAACTGCATTCTTAAATTGCTGACTAATTTTATCTTGGATTGATTTCTGGGCAGTATCTGCTGCCAATAAAGATATGTTTATTGGGTTAGCTGCTGCAACAAAATTACTATAATTATCTATTTTTATAATTCTATTTTCGCCTTTACGATAAATGATAGAAATATCAGCATCTTTATATGCTAAAACGTAGTCGTTATTTTCTGCATTTTCAAAAAACTTTGCAGACGCATCTGAGGCACTTTTTAGCTGATCTTTGTCACTCACTAGTAGTACTGTTGGTTTTTCTTTTTCGTATGCAGGAACAGCATATAATTTAGAAACAGCCTGCACCAATTGCCTGTCTCTATCTTCTACTGATTGTGTTACTTCTTTGTATTTTGTATTCACATTCTGATATTTAACAAAAAAGTAGCCGCCAAACACAGCTAACCCAACAAATAGAACAACAAGAGCAATACTGCCAAATGGCATTGATTTTTTAAAACGTGGTGAGCTTTGTTTTGACATAGTATTTCAGATGTATATTATAAA is a genomic window of Candidatus Nomurabacteria bacterium containing:
- a CDS encoding DUF1206 domain-containing protein, translating into MSKQSSPRFKKSMPFGSIALVVLFVGLAVFGGYFFVKYQNVNTKYKEVTQSVEDRDRQLVQAVSKLYAVPAYEKEKPTVLLVSDKDQLKSASDASAKFFENAENNDYVLAYKDADISIIYRKGENRIIKIDNYSNFVAAANPINISLLAADTAQKSIQDKISQQFKNAVVSNKSTPKTAQTKGVVYATSPDFNDAAKQLAQLLGYDVGSLPAGEDAPAQGTDIVIVAPVANQ